A region of Subtercola boreus DNA encodes the following proteins:
- the pheT gene encoding phenylalanine--tRNA ligase subunit beta: MRIPLSWLAEYVDLPAGTTIDEVHAALVSVGLEEEGSHQFDIDGPVVVGEVLEFSEEPQTNGKTIRWCSVRVAPPGQVAADGGADVRGIVCGAGNFFPGDKVVVTLPGAVLPGNFAIAARKTYGHVSDGMIASTRELGLGDEHDGILRLSSLGLDPAVGTDALELLGLTDAAVEVNVTPDRGYAFSIRGIAREYAHATGAAFRDPAAVLPASEPADGVSVAISDDAPIRGRVGATVFVTRVVRGIDPAAPTPAWMIARLKLAGIRSISLVVDITNYVMLELGQPLHGYDFDLLRGGIVVRRAAAGETLKTLDGQVRTLDPEDLVIADDSGAIGLAGVMGGFSTEISDATSAVLIEAANFDPVTVARTARRHKLPSEASKRFERGVDPEVAVAAAARAVQLLEELGGARADGTGSGYHAHDQLAPIFLPDRYISGLVGVDYTDDEITSSLIEIGATLEYAHDGLLVSPPSWRPDLTHKSTLAEEVARIVGYSRIPSVLPTAPPGRGLTREQQLRRLAAETLAASGSTEVLAYPFLSEASNRTFGSADDTVAPAVKLANPLDAEVPLLRTTLLPGLIDIARRNLSRGLTDLSVYEIGAVFQPVAGADYGVVEVPLGASLPSAEVLDALDASIPPQPWHVGLLFLGSAVQKQPGQPAVPFGVADALDTVRLLASALDVPITVRQGSHKALHPGRTAEVLVPVGAGTDAVSVGYVGELLPALALELDLPRVVAVAELDLSVLMDLAARSVQASPLAGYPAATQDVSLVVADSVAAGDVLDALTAGAGELLESIHLVDDYRGSGIEEGSKSLTFALRFRANDRTLTAAEASEARIAGAAEASRRFGATVRE; the protein is encoded by the coding sequence ATGCGTATTCCTTTGAGTTGGCTCGCCGAGTACGTCGACCTGCCCGCCGGCACCACCATCGACGAGGTGCACGCCGCCCTGGTGAGCGTCGGCCTCGAGGAGGAGGGCTCCCACCAGTTCGACATCGACGGCCCGGTGGTCGTCGGCGAGGTGCTCGAATTCAGCGAGGAACCCCAGACGAACGGCAAGACGATCCGCTGGTGTTCCGTGCGTGTCGCACCGCCCGGCCAGGTTGCCGCCGACGGGGGAGCGGATGTTCGCGGCATCGTCTGCGGCGCCGGCAACTTCTTCCCCGGCGACAAGGTCGTCGTGACCCTGCCCGGTGCCGTGCTGCCCGGCAACTTCGCGATCGCGGCCCGCAAGACGTACGGTCACGTCTCCGACGGCATGATCGCGTCGACGCGTGAACTCGGGCTCGGTGACGAGCACGACGGGATTCTGCGCCTCAGCAGCCTCGGGCTCGACCCGGCCGTCGGCACAGACGCTCTCGAACTGCTCGGCCTGACCGACGCCGCCGTCGAGGTGAACGTGACACCGGATCGCGGCTACGCCTTCTCGATCCGCGGTATCGCCCGCGAGTACGCCCACGCCACGGGAGCCGCCTTCCGCGATCCCGCGGCGGTGCTGCCCGCCAGCGAACCGGCCGACGGCGTCAGCGTCGCGATCTCCGACGATGCGCCGATCCGCGGCCGGGTCGGCGCGACCGTCTTCGTCACGCGCGTGGTCAGGGGCATCGACCCGGCCGCTCCGACGCCGGCGTGGATGATCGCGCGCCTGAAGCTCGCGGGCATCCGCTCGATCTCCCTCGTCGTCGACATCACGAACTACGTCATGCTCGAGCTCGGACAGCCCCTGCACGGCTACGACTTCGACCTGCTGCGCGGCGGGATCGTCGTGCGCCGGGCTGCGGCCGGTGAGACGCTGAAGACCCTCGACGGCCAGGTCCGCACGCTCGATCCCGAAGACCTCGTGATCGCCGACGACAGCGGGGCAATCGGGCTCGCCGGCGTGATGGGCGGCTTCTCGACAGAGATCTCCGACGCGACATCCGCCGTGCTGATCGAAGCCGCGAACTTCGACCCGGTGACCGTTGCGCGCACGGCCCGGCGGCACAAGCTGCCCAGTGAGGCGTCGAAGCGCTTCGAGCGCGGGGTCGATCCCGAGGTCGCTGTCGCGGCCGCCGCGCGTGCAGTACAGCTGCTCGAGGAGCTCGGCGGTGCGCGAGCGGACGGCACCGGATCCGGGTATCACGCTCACGACCAGCTCGCCCCGATCTTCCTGCCCGACCGCTACATCTCCGGGCTCGTCGGCGTGGACTACACCGACGACGAGATCACCTCGTCGCTGATCGAGATCGGCGCGACGCTCGAGTACGCGCACGACGGGCTGCTGGTCTCGCCGCCGTCCTGGCGACCCGACCTCACCCACAAGTCGACCCTGGCGGAGGAGGTCGCGCGCATCGTCGGCTATTCGCGCATCCCCTCGGTTCTTCCGACGGCCCCGCCCGGCCGTGGCCTCACCCGCGAGCAGCAGTTGCGTCGACTCGCCGCGGAGACGCTCGCGGCGAGCGGGTCGACGGAGGTGTTGGCATATCCGTTCCTCTCCGAGGCGTCCAACCGCACGTTCGGCTCGGCGGACGACACTGTCGCGCCGGCCGTCAAGCTGGCGAATCCGCTCGACGCCGAGGTTCCGCTGCTTCGCACCACCCTTCTTCCCGGGCTCATCGACATCGCCCGGCGGAACCTCTCTCGCGGTCTCACCGACCTGTCGGTCTACGAGATCGGCGCGGTCTTCCAGCCCGTTGCCGGCGCCGACTACGGTGTCGTCGAGGTGCCGCTCGGTGCGTCACTGCCGTCCGCGGAGGTTCTGGATGCCCTCGACGCGAGCATCCCGCCGCAGCCCTGGCATGTCGGGCTGCTGTTCCTCGGCAGTGCGGTGCAGAAGCAGCCCGGGCAACCGGCGGTGCCGTTCGGCGTCGCGGATGCACTGGACACGGTGAGACTGCTCGCGTCAGCGCTCGACGTGCCGATCACGGTGCGCCAGGGCTCGCACAAGGCGCTGCACCCGGGCCGCACGGCGGAGGTGCTGGTGCCGGTCGGCGCAGGCACCGATGCCGTGAGCGTCGGGTACGTCGGCGAACTGCTGCCGGCGCTCGCTCTGGAGCTCGATCTCCCGCGGGTGGTCGCGGTGGCGGAGCTCGACCTCTCCGTGCTCATGGATCTTGCCGCGCGGAGCGTGCAGGCGTCCCCGCTGGCCGGGTATCCGGCCGCGACGCAGGACGTGTCGTTGGTCGTGGCCGACTCCGTGGCCGCAGGCGACGTGCTCGACGCTCTGACGGCCGGGGCCGGGGAACTGCTGGAGAGCATCCACCTCGTCGACGACTATCGCGGAAGCGGGATCGAGGAGGGCTCGAAGTCGCTGACGTTCGCGCTGCGGTTCCGGGCGAACGATCGCACGCTCACGGCCGCCGAGGCCAGTGAAGCGCGGATCGCGGGCGCGGCCGAGGCCTCGCGCCGGTTCGGGGCGACCGTCCGCGAGTGA
- the argC gene encoding N-acetyl-gamma-glutamyl-phosphate reductase — protein sequence MSFSVAVAGASGYAGGELLRLLAGHPEFEVRTVTANNNAGQPLLAVHPHLRSYAGMVLSPTTTEALDGHDIVFLALPHGKSGAITETLDENTLVVDCGADHRLTDEADWAKFYGGEFYGAWPYGLPELLIGDHRQQRSNLPGVKRIAVPGCNVTAISLALAPGLRAGVIQPVDLVAVLAVGPSGAGKSLRTNLLASEVLGSASAYGIAGAHRHNPEIVQNLSLSAGARVSVSFTPVLIPSARGILATSTARLAAGISAHDVRSAWVNAYADEPFVHVLPEGQLPSLSDVLGANTALIGVAVDEAADRVVTVTAIDNLVKGTAGAAIQSANIALGLPETLGLPIDGVAP from the coding sequence ATGTCTTTTTCGGTGGCGGTAGCAGGAGCGAGCGGGTATGCGGGCGGCGAACTGCTGCGCCTGCTGGCGGGTCACCCGGAGTTCGAGGTGCGAACCGTCACGGCGAACAACAACGCGGGCCAGCCCCTGCTCGCGGTGCATCCGCACCTGCGTTCCTACGCCGGAATGGTGCTCAGCCCCACCACGACGGAGGCCCTGGACGGTCACGACATCGTCTTCCTCGCCCTGCCGCACGGCAAGTCGGGTGCGATCACCGAGACGCTTGACGAGAACACCCTTGTCGTCGACTGCGGTGCCGACCACCGGCTGACCGACGAGGCCGACTGGGCGAAGTTCTACGGCGGCGAGTTCTACGGGGCCTGGCCCTACGGCCTGCCCGAACTGCTGATCGGCGACCACCGGCAGCAGCGCTCGAATCTCCCCGGCGTGAAGCGCATCGCGGTTCCCGGGTGCAACGTCACCGCGATCAGCCTCGCCCTGGCTCCCGGGCTCCGGGCCGGGGTCATCCAGCCGGTCGACCTCGTCGCGGTGCTCGCTGTCGGCCCGTCGGGCGCAGGCAAGAGCCTCCGCACCAACCTTCTGGCGAGCGAGGTGCTGGGTTCCGCCAGCGCCTACGGCATCGCGGGCGCCCACCGTCACAACCCGGAGATCGTGCAGAACCTCAGTCTCTCCGCGGGCGCGAGGGTCAGCGTCTCGTTCACGCCGGTGCTCATCCCGAGTGCCCGCGGCATCCTCGCCACGTCGACGGCGCGGCTGGCCGCCGGAATCAGCGCGCATGACGTGCGGTCGGCCTGGGTGAACGCCTACGCCGACGAACCGTTCGTGCACGTGCTGCCGGAGGGCCAGCTTCCCTCCCTCTCCGACGTCCTCGGCGCCAACACCGCCCTGATCGGGGTCGCCGTCGACGAGGCGGCCGACCGGGTGGTCACCGTCACCGCGATCGACAATCTCGTGAAGGGCACGGCGGGGGCGGCCATCCAGTCCGCGAACATCGCGCTCGGCCTGCCGGAGACGCTCGGCCTGCCGATCGACGGGGTCGCTCCGTGA